CAGCACCCTGTCCACCACCTGGTGCGTGTCCACGGCGTGCTCTCGTGCCCAGACGTCCAGCGTCACCCCGTCCACCAGCTCCTGCTTCAGGTAGACAAAGCGGGGGTCCTCGGCGGGCCAGCTGCCCACGCCCAGCACCCGTGCCAGGTTGGGGTGCTGCAGGCTCAGGCGCGAGCCGATGAGGGCCTCGCGCCAGGCTCTGTCCTCGCCTCTCTCCACCGGCACCATCTTGAGGGCGGAGCGGCGTCCTTCGGGGCCACGCACCTGGTACACGATGCCGAAGCCGCCCGCGCCCAGCACGGCCTCCACCACGTCACCCGCGATGAGCGTGCCGGGCGGCAGTGGCGGCATGTCGAGTGCATTCATGGCGCCCTCGCGCCAGAGGTGTCTGGAACAGGGGAATGCAGATGTGAGGTCATGGGACTACCTCCCAGGACCTCCACTTAGAGCTCGTTTCAAAAATGGACCTGAGAGGTCAGGTAACATGCCCTGCCTATTCAGGGCCATTTCGTAAATGGCGCTCAAGCACGCGATAGAGAAGGAGGCAGTGGCCAAGGCGAAGGAGTGCCAGGTGCATCTGTGGGTTCCGCTCTTCGCGAATCCGCAGGCGTTTCATCTGGTGGAACCAGTCCAGGGAGCGCTCCACCACCCAGCGATGGCGTCCCAAACGCTCCTTCGACTCCACGCCTCGGCGGGCGATGCGGGGAACGATGTGGCGCTTCCGTAATCCCCGGCGGGTATCGGCATAATCGTACCCCTTGTCGCCGTGCCCTTTCGCCGGACGCCTGCGTGGCCTGCCTCGTGGCCCCTTGATGGGGAGGATGGCGTCGAGGAGCGGCAGCGCCTCGCGCTTGTCGTGCACGTTGGCGGCCGACAGCAAGGTGGCCAGCGGCAGGCCCCGGCGGTCTACGACCAGGTGGTGCTTGCTGCCCGCCTTTCCTCTGTCCGTTGGATTCGGGCCTGTTTGGGCCCCCCTTTTATCGCCCGTAGGCTGCTGGAGTCGAACGAGGCCCGGCTCCAGTCAATGAGCCCCTTGTGCCCCAACTCGTTCAGCAACACCCGCTGGAGCTTCTCGAAGACTCCTGCTCGGCTCCACTTTCGCAGCCTCCTCCAGCACGTCGCCCCGCTGCACCCGAACACCTCGGCTGGCAGGTCTCTCCAGGCGATGCCCGTCCTGAGCACGAAGATAATGCCCCGCAGGCACGCCCTATCGTCGCGCAATGGACGACCTCTTCTCCCTTTGCGGCGATGTCGTGGCAGCAGCGGCTCCACCCTCGCCCACAGCTCGTCCGGGACCAGTTCGCGCCTCATGCTTGCGAGGATGAGCACCAGGTACGTAGAGGGAAGTCTGGATACCTCTGCGGTTCATTTATGAAACAATCCCAGGGAGGCAGGTCAGATGACCTAGGCTCCCTGGTCCATTTTTGAAACGAGCTCTTAGCAGGTTCTGCGTCAGGAGTACCCCTCCTGAATCCGGGCATGCGGAACGCACCCTGGAGGTAGGCAACGGGATGAGCGACACAGTGGAGCGTTGACGGTGCTGGAAGTGACCCGGAGGCACATTCTCTTTCGAGTCACCTCGGCACTTCTACTGAGCCAGGTCATCCAGGACGTCGGAGAGGGAGGTGGCGCGCAGGGCGCGGTCGAACCAGCGGTCGAGGGTGTCCAGGTCCGAGCAGGTGAGAATGCGCCGCCGGGCCTCGTCGTCGACGTGCACGCCGCGCGCGGCGAGAATCCGGACAACATCCTCGGCTCGTCCCTCGGCTCGTCCCCGGGCCAGCCCTTGCTGGAGGCCCTGCTCGATGAGTTCCTCTCCAGAACTGCGCATCAATTCCTCCGCGCGTTGCGTACCCAAGACCGAATGTAGCACCTGCCCCGTGGAGCCACGCAGTGACGTCAGTCGAGGAAACGCCGGGCCCAACTCATGGCTTCTTCTCGAGTAAAACCTTCGATGCGAAACCTGGGAGCATTGAAGGGCTTGTCGAGCCAGGGCTCCAGCACGCGGCCCAGCTCCCGATAGGAGGAGAGCGCGTCGCCTCTGGTGAGATCGCCCGCTTCGGGCCAATCCCCTAGCGTGACGATGGCCCGTGCTCCGTCGATGGCTTGCACGGTTGTCTCAGGTGAGTGCAGGCGGGAACGAAGTGTGGACACGCCGCCCAACTCCTGAAGGGCGGGAGGGCCCAGGAAGTTGAGCCAGTGCACACCGTCCACGCGCGTGCTCATCCATGCCGGAGGGGAGCCGTGGTGGAGACTGATCCCCGGGTAGCGAAGGAGCTCAGTGCGGATCCTGCGCGTGAAGAACACGTCCCCGACGACGGAATCGAAGCTCAGCCCCGCGTGACCACTGGCGAAGTGAAGGCCCGACGCCAGGTCGAGCATCAGCTCCTTCACCGCGGCAGGTCCGCGTTCCTCGAGGTACTCGGTCGGCAACATGCCTTCGAGGTAGCTCACGTCGTAGTCGGAGGGACTCCGCTCTCGTGACGGGATACGGGCCGAGTAGGTGAGTTTGAAGCCCGTGAGCCTGTCGTGCTCGTTGCCCAGATGAATCCACGTCTCGTTGCCGCTCTTCTCCATCTCCCTGAGCCGGTACGGGTCAGTGCAATCCTCGGCGTAGCGGTAGGGCCGGTCGGCTTGCAGCAATTGGCGGATGCGTTTCCAACGCTCGTCGGAGAGAGGGCCGTGCGTGGAGGAGCCAAAGGCACAGGAGTTGATGGTATCGGGTCCTTCGCCAACGGCTTTCATGTAACAATCGAAGGCGTGGGACACTCCTGCTGCGATGTCTGGGTGATCATGCGGTATGTAGAAGGCGAAATGAATCACCTCTCTCGCGAGGAGGCGCTCGCCGGCCTCTTTCTCGGGAGGGTAGAGCCCATGGGGGCGAATCCGGGGGTAGTGCTGGGTCATGGGGAGGAGAGCCTGCTGATTCCGAGGGTGGGGGTAACGACGGCTGGCAGGCAGTCCTCGTTGCCGAGGTCCTTGTATTTGCGGAGCTGAGCCTCGGTACGCGAGTCGGCGAGGGGATTGCGACGGTCAGCGGTGTCGCAGGGAAACTTGAAATCGTAGATGCACTGAATCCGGGTCGCGTTCCGGGTGAAGTGGAGGACTACGTCCGGTCGTTGTGAGCCGAGCCACCTGTCGGTCAGTAGGAGCTCTTTCGTTATCTCATCCACGCGATAGCGCGGCTCGATAGCGAAATTGTTGGGAAACTCCGCGGCCAGGCGCTCCTGCACACAGATGAAGGCAGCTGCGTGCTTGAGATTGCCAAGGTGTTGCCTCCAGGTGTCGGCGGTCTTGTTCTTGACGTCGGGCTCTTTGTCACACTCGGATTCGGGCAGGGACTTCCCTTGGCCGAACAGTTCCTCGTTCACCTTGAAGTTGGCCTCGCTGGCGCACGAGCTGAGGATATCCTCGACCTTCGCCTTCTGGGCCTCGTCGAGGAACCGCGAGACGGTGAGGAGCCCGTGGAGGGTCTCGGCGGCTTGGACGACTTTTTCGAGCACCTGACCGGCCCGAGAGGCCGCTGGCGCGAGAATCTCCCCGGTGCTTGGAACGACGGGGGCTGCGCAGGCGGCTCCACACGACTGGTTGAAATGAGAGGGGATGCCGCCGTGGGGTCCGGCGAAGCCGGCGCCCGTGGTGGGTGAACCGGAATGCACACGGAGGACGGTGGAGCAGGACAGGCAAGAGAATGCGGCCACCAGGACGGCAAGGAGGCGCCGGGAAGGTGTCAAAGGTCCCAAGCGCGCCTGGGATTTGAGCGGATTCATGGGCGGGGGGTGTTGGGCTTATCGAGCAGGCCGATGGGAAGCAGCCCACCGTGCGCGAGGTTCGAGTCACCTCGGTACTTCTACTGTGCCAGGTCGTCCAGGACGTCGGAGAGGGAGGTGGAGCGCAGGGCCCGGTCGAACCAACGGTCGAGGGTGTCCAGGTCCGAGCAGGTGAGAATGCGCCGCCGCGCCTCGTCGTCGACGTGCACGCCGCGTGCGGCGAGAATCCGGACAACATCCTCCGCCCGTCCCTCCGCCCGTCCCTCCGCTCGTCCCTTCGCTAGTCCCCGGGCCAGCCCCTGCTGGAGGCCCTGCTCGATGAGTTCCTCGCCATAACTGCGCATCAGTTCCTCCGCGCGTTGCGTACCCAAGACCGAATGTAGCACCTGGCCCGTGGCGCCACGCACCGTCCTGTCTCCAACCAGGAGCAGATAGCGCACGACCATGAGCAATTCCTCCTGCCCGTTGGGGCTGGCCTGCACCTGGGCGAAGAGCGCCGTCCAGTCCGGCAATCTCTGGGCCAGCTCCTCGGTGCGCCCGTAGCGCAGCACGAGCAGGGCCAGCCGGGCCAGAGGCGGACCTGGACGCGCCATCAACGCCTCCGCTCGCTGGGTCGTCAGATCATCGAGCAGGTATTCGAAGCGCGGCACCAGCGAGCGCCACTGCTCCCGCCGTGTCGTGTCCTCTGGCAGCTCGAAGAGGTCCTCCACCCGGCGCGGCGCCGTCCAGACTCCCTCTGGCCCGTGGTACATGACGAGCGGGATGATGATGGGGAGCAGAGCGTTTTCCGGGTGCTCCTGGCGCCAGCGTTCCACCTGGCGCACCACGTAGCGCAGCATTCTGAGCGCCATCCACCTGTCCACCGACGATTGGTGCTCGAGCAGCACATAGAGGAGCAGGGGTTGACCTGTGCGAAGGCGGGCCGAGAAGAGCAGGTCGCTCTCGGTCTCCCGCAGCTCCGGGTCCACCACGCTGCCGGGCTCTCGCCTCAGGGACGTCCAGTCCACTTCGGAGACGACAGGCGGGGGCAGGACGGCACGCAATTCGGCCGCGGCCCGCTCGGGATGGCCGAAAGTATAGCGGGCGAAGAGGTCATGGGGTCCGGACATGCGGAGTGGCCCCAAGCACGTGGCGAGCCAATCCACCCGCCGGTCCGGCGCGCCCTTCGGGAGGGCTCTCTACGTGCGCTCCTGCCTGACGAGGAGGCTGGCCTCCGCGCCGGGATCATGCGGCACCGAGCGTCGCATCCAGCGTTTCCGGACTCATACCTTCCAGGGTGGACCGCTGTTCGAACGACGTGGCGGCGGCGTTGCTGGGAGAGCGGATGAGCATGCGCGAGGACGGCACGTGGGAGGAGGCACACGGGAGGGCGGCCTCCTCGGGTGCCTCGGACTTCGAGGACTCCTTCCTGAGGGCGCTGCGCGAGTCCGAGCCGTTGCACGGGCTCCCGCTCGCGGGGGCGCGGCTCGGGGGAGCGGATGGCCGCCGGTATCTCATCCTCGCCTGGATGGGCGGCGGGGGAATGGGCCAGGTCTTCCGCGCCCGGGATGAGACCCTGCAGCGGGAGGTGGCGCTCAAGTTCCTCCTGCCGCGCCCGGGCTTCGAGGCCGAGGCGCTCGCGGAAGCGCGGGCGGTGGCCCGGCTGGACCACGAGAACATCGTCCGCATCTTCGACGTGTCCGAGTGGCGGGGCAGTTCGGACGAGCCGGGCCTGCCCTTCCTGGTGATGGAGTGCCTGGAAGGGGAGTCGCTCGCCACGCTGCTGAAGCGGGGACGGCTGGAGCCGCGGCGCGCGCTGGAGGTGCTGGACGGCATCGCCGCGGGGCTGGCGCACGCGCACGGGCGCGGCATCGTCCACCGGGACCTCAAGCCGGGCAATGTCTTCCTCACCCCGCCAGGGACGGTGAAGCTGCTGGACTTCGGCCTGTCGCACCTGATGGCGTCCAGCGACCCGCGGGTGCCGCACCATGCGGGAGCGGGGACGCCGGCGTACATGGCGCCGGAGCAGTGGGGCGGCGGGCTCCAGGACGCACGCACGGATGTGTGGGCGGCCGGAGTCGTGCTCTACGAGATGCTCACCGGGGAGTTGCCCTTCCCACGCCTCCTACTCCCGGAGCTGCGCGAGCGGGTGGTGTCGGGGGCGCCGATGCCCCCGGTGCGCGCGCGCAACCCGGAGGTGCCACCGGAGGTGGAGTCGCTCCTGGCCACGGCGCTGGCCAGGGAGCCGGCCCGGCGTT
This is a stretch of genomic DNA from Archangium violaceum. It encodes these proteins:
- a CDS encoding IS5 family transposase (programmed frameshift), which encodes MRRELVPDELWARVEPLLPRHRRKGRRGRPLRDDRACLRGIIFVLRTGIAWRDLPAEVFGCSGATCWRRLRKWSRAGVFEKLQRVLLNELGHKGLIDWSRASFDSSSLRAIKGGPQTGPNPTDRGKAGSKHHLVVDRRGLPLATLLSAANVHDKREALPLLDAILPIKGPRGRPRRRPAKGHGDKGYDYADTRRGLRKRHIVPRIARRGVESKERLGRHRWVVERSLDWFHQMKRLRIREERNPQMHLALLRLGHCLLLYRVLERHLRNGPE
- a CDS encoding Rpn family recombination-promoting nuclease/putative transposase, giving the protein MSGPHDLFARYTFGHPERAAAELRAVLPPPVVSEVDWTSLRREPGSVVDPELRETESDLLFSARLRTGQPLLLYVLLEHQSSVDRWMALRMLRYVVRQVERWRQEHPENALLPIIIPLVMYHGPEGVWTAPRRVEDLFELPEDTTRREQWRSLVPRFEYLLDDLTTQRAEALMARPGPPLARLALLVLRYGRTEELAQRLPDWTALFAQVQASPNGQEELLMVVRYLLLVGDRTVRGATGQVLHSVLGTQRAEELMRSYGEELIEQGLQQGLARGLAKGRAEGRAEGRAEDVVRILAARGVHVDDEARRRILTCSDLDTLDRWFDRALRSTSLSDVLDDLAQ
- a CDS encoding type VI immunity family protein — translated: MTQHYPRIRPHGLYPPEKEAGERLLAREVIHFAFYIPHDHPDIAAGVSHAFDCYMKAVGEGPDTINSCAFGSSTHGPLSDERWKRIRQLLQADRPYRYAEDCTDPYRLREMEKSGNETWIHLGNEHDRLTGFKLTYSARIPSRERSPSDYDVSYLEGMLPTEYLEERGPAAVKELMLDLASGLHFASGHAGLSFDSVVGDVFFTRRIRTELLRYPGISLHHGSPPAWMSTRVDGVHWLNFLGPPALQELGGVSTLRSRLHSPETTVQAIDGARAIVTLGDWPEAGDLTRGDALSSYRELGRVLEPWLDKPFNAPRFRIEGFTREEAMSWARRFLD